In a single window of the Atlantibacter hermannii genome:
- the yjfN gene encoding protein: MKRSMALTSLLLSAGLITTSAQSAEDVSADRVTGLNEIGVIAVNSVSGSPQDVERVIAMKADEQGASYYRIVQMQENPRADNWQVKAIIYA, encoded by the coding sequence ATGAAACGATCAATGGCCTTAACATCTTTACTGCTCTCTGCCGGTCTCATTACCACTTCCGCACAGTCGGCGGAGGACGTCAGTGCTGACCGCGTAACCGGGCTTAATGAAATTGGCGTGATTGCAGTCAACAGCGTTTCCGGAAGTCCTCAGGATGTTGAACGCGTCATTGCGATGAAAGCCGATGAACAGGGCGCTTCTTACTATCGCATTGTACAAATGCAGGAAAATCCACGGGCGGATAACTGGCAGGTTAAAGCCATTATTTATGCCTGA
- a CDS encoding putative esterase, whose product MIELETRLFAGIETVHAAPAGKINQPLPTVIFYHGFTSSKIVYSYFAVALALAGFRVVMPDAAEHGSRFNGDAQGRLMRFWQILHQNMTEFAALRDAVVADKLVLDQQVGVAGASMGGMTALGVMTHHPDVKCVASLMGSGYFTTLSRTLFPPSFTITPDLQRQLDAVIAPLAEWEVTNQLAQLADRPLLLWHGEDDDVVPAQESFRLQRELAARQLDKQLTWLWEPGVKHRITPTAVDATAMFFKQHLA is encoded by the coding sequence ATGATTGAACTGGAAACGCGGCTCTTTGCAGGAATAGAAACTGTACATGCGGCCCCTGCGGGGAAGATAAACCAGCCGTTGCCGACGGTGATATTTTATCACGGGTTTACTTCGTCGAAGATCGTGTACAGCTACTTTGCTGTGGCGCTTGCGCTGGCAGGTTTCAGGGTTGTTATGCCAGACGCCGCCGAACACGGCTCGCGCTTCAATGGCGATGCGCAAGGGCGGCTGATGCGCTTCTGGCAAATCCTGCATCAAAACATGACTGAATTCGCTGCGCTGCGTGATGCAGTCGTGGCGGATAAACTTGTACTGGATCAGCAAGTAGGCGTCGCGGGCGCGTCCATGGGCGGCATGACCGCGCTTGGGGTTATGACGCATCATCCCGACGTTAAATGCGTGGCAAGCCTGATGGGGTCGGGTTATTTCACCACGCTTTCCCGTACGCTGTTTCCGCCGTCATTTACCATAACGCCTGATCTGCAACGCCAGCTTGATGCGGTGATCGCCCCGTTGGCAGAGTGGGAGGTGACAAATCAACTGGCGCAGCTGGCAGACAGACCCTTATTGCTCTGGCATGGCGAAGACGATGACGTGGTGCCCGCGCAGGAATCCTTCCGCTTACAGCGCGAACTCGCGGCACGGCAACTCGATAAACAACTGACCTGGCTATGGGAGCCAGGCGTAAAACACCGCATCACGCCGACAGCGGTTGACGCAACGGCGATGTTTTTTAAGCAGCATCTGGCATAA
- the aidB gene encoding isovaleryl CoA dehydrogenase produces MHWQTHTVFNQPIPLNNSNLFLSDTALREAVQREDAAWDAELLASIGQQLGTAESLELGRLANANPPELLRYDASGERLDDVRFHPAWHLLMQGLFANRVHNLPWQDDRRRGSFVARAARFILHAQVEAGTLCPVTMTFAATPLLLQSLPAAFSDWTKPLLSDRYDPHLQPAGQKRGLLIGMGMTEKQGGSDVLTNTTRAEPLDSAGPGEAYRLVGHKWFYSVPQSDGHLVLAQAKGGLSCFLVPRFLPDGQRNAVRLERLKDKLGNRSNASSEAEFCDALGWLLGDEGEGIRQILKMGAMTRFDCALGSHGLMRRALSVALYHAHQRQAFGKNLIDQPLMRQVLGRMALQLEGQTALLFRLARAWEAPGDERERAFCRLMTPAAKYNVCKAGIPFVAEAMEVLGGIGYCEESELPRLYREMPVNSIWEGSGNIMCLDVLRVLAKQPAVMEMLSAEFDEVKGQNRHFDRAWRQLVQRLRKPNEADGRAITRQLYRLATGAQLLRYASVPTAESWCQMMLDPRGDAQIAEKCLSDVLLRATGGIG; encoded by the coding sequence ATGCACTGGCAAACTCATACCGTTTTCAACCAACCTATCCCGCTAAACAACAGTAATCTTTTCTTATCCGATACCGCGCTACGGGAAGCCGTCCAGCGTGAAGACGCCGCCTGGGATGCAGAACTGCTGGCCAGTATCGGGCAGCAACTCGGCACTGCCGAATCTCTGGAACTGGGTCGCCTGGCCAACGCGAATCCTCCCGAGCTGTTACGCTATGACGCCAGCGGTGAACGGCTGGACGACGTGCGTTTTCATCCGGCATGGCATCTGCTGATGCAGGGACTGTTTGCCAACCGGGTGCATAATCTGCCCTGGCAGGACGATCGGCGGCGTGGTTCCTTTGTGGCGCGTGCGGCGCGCTTTATTCTTCACGCCCAGGTTGAGGCGGGCACACTCTGCCCGGTCACCATGACCTTCGCTGCCACGCCGTTGTTGCTGCAGTCATTACCCGCCGCGTTCAGCGACTGGACTAAACCGCTGTTAAGCGATCGCTATGACCCGCATTTACAACCTGCCGGGCAAAAACGCGGATTGTTGATTGGCATGGGCATGACCGAGAAGCAGGGCGGTTCAGACGTGTTGACCAACACCACCCGTGCCGAACCGCTGGACAGCGCAGGCCCGGGCGAAGCGTATCGGCTGGTAGGCCATAAGTGGTTTTACTCGGTGCCGCAAAGCGACGGCCATCTGGTGCTTGCCCAGGCGAAAGGCGGACTTTCCTGTTTTCTGGTTCCGCGCTTTTTACCTGACGGTCAGCGTAACGCCGTTCGCCTTGAACGACTTAAAGACAAACTGGGTAACCGCTCTAATGCCAGCAGCGAAGCGGAATTTTGCGATGCGCTGGGCTGGCTGCTGGGCGACGAAGGGGAGGGTATTCGCCAGATTCTGAAGATGGGCGCAATGACCCGGTTTGATTGCGCGCTCGGTAGCCACGGCCTGATGCGGCGTGCGCTGTCGGTTGCGCTGTATCATGCTCACCAGCGGCAGGCGTTCGGTAAGAACCTGATCGACCAGCCGCTCATGCGCCAGGTGTTAGGACGCATGGCGCTGCAACTGGAAGGGCAAACCGCGCTGCTGTTTCGGCTGGCCCGTGCCTGGGAAGCGCCAGGTGATGAGCGGGAGCGGGCGTTCTGTCGACTGATGACGCCAGCGGCGAAATATAATGTCTGCAAAGCAGGCATCCCGTTTGTGGCTGAAGCGATGGAAGTGCTGGGCGGGATCGGTTACTGCGAGGAGAGCGAGTTGCCGCGTTTGTATCGTGAGATGCCGGTGAACAGTATCTGGGAAGGTTCCGGCAATATTATGTGCCTGGACGTACTGCGCGTCCTGGCAAAACAGCCAGCCGTGATGGAGATGCTCAGCGCGGAATTTGATGAAGTCAAAGGGCAGAACCGCCACTTCGACCGGGCCTGGCGGCAGCTTGTGCAGCGGCTGCGTAAGCCGAATGAAGCCGACGGACGCGCGATTACCCGCCAGCTTTACCGGCTGGCGACAGGCGCGCAGTTATTGCGCTATGCCTCAGTGCCGACGGCGGAATCCTGGTGCCAGATGATGCTCGATCCGCGTGGCGACGCGCAGATTGCGGAGAAATGCCTTTCCGATGTTCTGCTGCGCGCCACGGGGGGCATTGGTTAA
- a CDS encoding putative lipoprotein, whose amino-acid sequence MRMQRLVPAMLFMLLTGCGSLQGSPQPAPPVTSQPQEIQRNQTQGLTRMGTVSVLERGSPDDSERALRAKAVAAQADYYQILLIDETVVPGQWYGQAILFKKPR is encoded by the coding sequence ATGCGAATGCAAAGATTAGTTCCGGCCATGCTGTTCATGCTGCTTACCGGGTGCGGCTCATTGCAAGGCTCGCCGCAACCTGCGCCGCCTGTAACCAGTCAACCGCAGGAAATACAGCGCAACCAGACGCAAGGACTGACGCGGATGGGCACGGTGAGCGTACTTGAACGTGGGTCGCCTGATGACAGCGAACGCGCGCTCAGGGCAAAAGCGGTCGCCGCACAGGCGGATTACTACCAGATTTTACTGATCGATGAAACGGTGGTGCCAGGGCAGTGGTACGGACAGGCGATTTTGTTTAAGAAGCCGCGTTAA
- the rpsF gene encoding 30S ribosomal protein S6, whose amino-acid sequence MRHYEIVFMVHPDQSEQVPGMIERYSAAITGAEGKIHRLEDWGRRQLAYPINKLHKAHYVLLNVEAPQEVIDELETTFRFNDAVIRSMVMRTKNAVTEASPMVKAKDERRERRDDFANETADDADAGDSEE is encoded by the coding sequence ATGCGTCATTACGAAATCGTTTTTATGGTCCATCCTGACCAGAGCGAACAGGTTCCGGGCATGATCGAGCGTTACTCTGCAGCCATCACTGGCGCAGAAGGCAAGATCCACCGTCTGGAAGACTGGGGCCGCCGTCAGCTGGCTTACCCGATCAACAAACTGCACAAAGCTCACTACGTTCTGCTGAACGTTGAAGCCCCGCAGGAAGTGATCGATGAGCTGGAAACTACTTTCCGCTTCAACGACGCCGTTATCCGTAGCATGGTTATGCGTACTAAGAACGCGGTAACTGAAGCATCTCCGATGGTTAAAGCGAAAGACGAGCGCCGCGAGCGTCGCGATGATTTCGCAAATGAAACCGCAGATGATGCTGATGCTGGGGATTCTGAAGAGTAA
- the priB gene encoding primosomal replication protein N produces MANRLVLSGTVCRAPLRKVSPSGIPHCQLVLEHRSVQEEAGFNRQAWCQMPVIISGHKNQAITHSITVGTVVTVAGFISSHKARNGLTKLVLHAEQIELIDSGD; encoded by the coding sequence ATGGCCAACCGTCTGGTGTTGTCCGGCACCGTGTGCAGGGCGCCCCTTCGAAAGGTCAGCCCATCAGGAATTCCTCACTGCCAGCTGGTGCTTGAGCACCGTTCTGTGCAAGAGGAAGCCGGTTTTAACCGGCAGGCGTGGTGCCAAATGCCCGTGATTATTAGCGGACACAAAAACCAGGCCATTACTCACAGTATAACGGTCGGCACGGTAGTTACCGTTGCGGGTTTCATTAGCAGCCACAAGGCGCGCAATGGGCTCACAAAACTGGTACTGCATGCCGAGCAGATTGAATTGATAGATTCTGGAGACTAG
- the tar_3 gene encoding methyl-accepting chemotaxis protein II: MKIRFQRIGLGAKLSLFTGISVASLFLTFTLVLSHQASRQLESLAREDLKSQASGVVDMVQMFDATLTEEVTNYTTLLNSFIPQPISRDTAQMQSLNNQTVPLLKGGDLSLHENNALTDDFQARTGSIATLFVRSGDDYVRVATSLRKEDGTRAVGTQLDRASPAWLPMSKGETYRGLTKLFGKRYITQYQPVKDGQGNVIAVLFVGVDITAPWQLMREKILSRRLGDSGHFYVLNGQPGEQYGQYLFHRDAEGKIPAFPENVRQQLLSNGSGDLDWQRETGGTTLMTFTHVPGWNWTVVGEVDKDVLLAKIDQLRDRFLLAGLIISILFALLFDFITRRLLTQPLRSVIGLAQQYGAGDLRSSIATHRQDEVGELIAAINSMGEGLQRIVIQVRDAAADISYGTDELAADSHNISEQINKQASSVEETSASMEQLTATVEQNAENMVQTQNYMQQASHAVHVGGDTVTHAVSNMNAIRDASQRIADITHVIESIAFQTNILALNAAVEAARAGEHGKGFAVVAQEVRALAARSANAVKEIDTLIEDTLNKVSQGHQLSERTRQAMEQIISHIDQVNELVTHSSQASHEQSAGIQQVNLAMNHIGEATHINAERVSRSEQTAQTLREKGHYLNTLVSVFRLRNS, encoded by the coding sequence ATGAAAATACGTTTCCAGCGCATCGGACTGGGCGCTAAGCTTTCGCTTTTCACCGGCATTTCCGTCGCCAGCCTATTTTTAACGTTCACACTGGTGCTCAGCCATCAGGCCAGCCGACAACTGGAATCACTGGCGCGCGAAGACTTAAAAAGCCAGGCCAGCGGCGTCGTCGATATGGTGCAGATGTTTGACGCCACCCTCACTGAAGAAGTGACGAACTACACGACCCTGTTAAACAGTTTTATTCCACAGCCGATATCGCGCGATACCGCGCAAATGCAGTCACTGAATAATCAGACCGTTCCGCTGCTGAAAGGCGGTGACTTGTCGCTTCATGAAAATAACGCCTTAACCGACGATTTCCAGGCACGCACCGGCTCCATTGCCACGCTGTTTGTACGCAGCGGAGATGATTATGTGCGCGTAGCGACATCGCTGCGTAAAGAAGATGGCACCCGTGCGGTCGGCACCCAACTAGATCGCGCCAGTCCGGCCTGGTTGCCGATGAGTAAAGGCGAAACCTACCGCGGGCTGACCAAACTGTTCGGTAAGCGTTACATCACCCAATACCAGCCGGTGAAGGATGGGCAAGGCAATGTGATCGCCGTGCTGTTTGTCGGTGTGGATATCACGGCTCCGTGGCAGTTAATGCGTGAAAAAATCCTGAGCCGCCGTCTGGGCGACAGCGGCCACTTCTACGTGCTCAACGGCCAGCCTGGCGAGCAGTATGGCCAGTATCTGTTCCATCGCGATGCGGAAGGGAAAATACCTGCGTTTCCTGAAAACGTCCGCCAGCAGTTGCTTTCCAACGGCAGTGGCGATCTGGACTGGCAGCGTGAAACGGGCGGAACAACGCTAATGACCTTTACCCATGTGCCGGGATGGAACTGGACCGTCGTGGGTGAAGTTGATAAAGACGTCCTGCTGGCAAAGATTGATCAACTGCGCGATCGTTTTCTGCTCGCCGGGCTGATTATCAGTATTCTTTTTGCTTTGCTGTTTGATTTCATCACCCGTCGTCTGCTTACTCAGCCACTGCGCTCCGTGATCGGCCTCGCCCAACAATACGGCGCAGGCGATTTACGCTCCAGCATCGCAACGCATCGCCAGGATGAAGTGGGCGAACTGATCGCCGCCATCAACAGTATGGGCGAAGGACTACAGCGGATCGTGATTCAGGTTCGCGACGCGGCGGCCGACATTAGTTACGGCACGGATGAACTGGCGGCAGACAGTCACAACATCAGCGAGCAGATTAACAAGCAGGCCAGCAGCGTTGAGGAAACGTCCGCCAGCATGGAACAGCTGACGGCAACGGTGGAGCAAAACGCCGAAAACATGGTACAGACGCAGAATTATATGCAGCAGGCTTCTCATGCGGTGCACGTCGGCGGCGATACCGTCACCCATGCCGTATCAAACATGAACGCCATTCGCGATGCGTCACAGCGTATCGCCGATATCACCCATGTTATTGAATCGATTGCCTTCCAGACCAACATCCTGGCGCTGAATGCCGCCGTGGAGGCCGCACGCGCAGGCGAGCATGGCAAAGGGTTCGCTGTGGTCGCGCAGGAAGTCCGTGCGCTGGCAGCGCGCAGCGCGAATGCGGTGAAAGAAATCGATACGCTCATTGAAGATACGCTGAATAAAGTCAGCCAGGGGCATCAGCTTTCGGAACGCACCCGTCAGGCGATGGAGCAGATTATCAGCCATATCGATCAGGTGAACGAGCTGGTGACACACAGCAGTCAGGCGTCTCATGAGCAGTCAGCGGGCATTCAGCAGGTCAATCTGGCGATGAACCATATCGGCGAGGCGACCCATATAAACGCCGAACGGGTATCGCGCAGCGAGCAAACCGCCCAGACGCTGCGCGAAAAAGGCCATTATCTGAATACGCTGGTCAGCGTGTTCCGGTTGCGGAACAGTTAA
- the rplI gene encoding 50S ribosomal protein L9: MQVILLDKVANLGSLGDQVNVKAGYARNFLVPQGKAVPANKKNVEFFEARRAELEAKLADVLAAAEARAEKINALETVTIASKAGDEGKLFGSIGTRDIADAVTAAGVEVAKSEVRLPNGVLRTTGEHEVDFQVHSEVFAKLIVNVVAE, encoded by the coding sequence ATGCAAGTTATTCTGCTTGATAAAGTAGCAAACCTGGGCAGCCTGGGTGATCAGGTTAACGTTAAAGCGGGCTACGCTCGTAACTTCCTGGTGCCACAGGGTAAAGCTGTTCCGGCTAACAAGAAAAACGTTGAGTTTTTCGAAGCACGTCGTGCTGAACTGGAAGCTAAACTGGCTGACGTTCTGGCGGCTGCTGAAGCGCGCGCTGAGAAAATCAATGCGCTGGAAACCGTTACTATCGCGTCTAAAGCAGGCGACGAAGGTAAACTGTTCGGTTCCATCGGTACTCGCGACATCGCTGATGCTGTAACTGCAGCTGGCGTTGAAGTGGCTAAGAGCGAAGTTCGTCTGCCGAACGGCGTTCTGCGTACCACTGGCGAACACGAAGTGGACTTCCAGGTTCACAGCGAAGTGTTTGCTAAGCTGATCGTAAACGTGGTTGCTGAATAA
- the rnr gene encoding exoribonuclease R encodes MSQDPFQEREAEKYTNPIPSREFILDHLTKREKPASREELAIELNIEGEEQQEALRRRLRAMERDGQLVFTRRQCYALPERLDLLKGTVIGHRDGYGFLRVEGRKDDLYLSSEQMKTCIHGDQVLAQPLGADRKGRREARIVRVLVPKTGQIVGRYFTDAGVGFVVPDDSRLSFDILIPPEEIMGARMGFVVVVELTQRPTRRTKAIGKIVEVLGDNMGTGMAVDMALRTHEIPYVWPKAVEEEVAGLTEEVPEEAIAGRVDLRDLPLMTIDGEDARDFDDAVFCEKKRGGGWRLWVAIADVSYYVRPQTALDKEAYSRGTSVYFPSQVVPMLPEVLSNGLCSLNPQVNRLCMVCEMTVSASGKLTGYKFYEAVMRSHARLTYTKVWHILQGDQDLREQYQPLVKHIEELHHLYKALDVARSERGGISFESEEAKFIFNAERRIERIEQTQRNDAHKLIEECMILANISAARFVEKHQEPALFRIHDRPSTDAITSFRSVLAELGLELPGRDKPEPRDYAELLESIADRPDHEMLQTMLLRSMKQAIYDPENRGHFGLALQSYAHFTSPIRRYPDLSLHRAIKYLLAKQEGNVGNSTPTGGWHYSLEAMLQLGQHCSMTERRADEATREVSDWLKCDFMQDQVGQTFSGVIASVTGFGFFVRLNDLFIDGLVHVSSLDNDYYRFDQVGQRLIGESGGQTYRLGDRVEVKVEAVNMDERKIDFSLISSERGPRNVGKTAREKARKGGGAGKPSGKRRQAGKRANFEPDSEFRGEKRKPKAKKEPTEKKVKKPSSKTQKIAAATKAKRAAKKNTRDA; translated from the coding sequence ATGTCACAAGATCCTTTTCAGGAACGAGAAGCAGAGAAGTACACCAATCCTATCCCAAGCCGGGAATTCATCCTCGATCACCTGACCAAACGTGAAAAGCCCGCAAGCCGCGAAGAGCTGGCGATCGAGCTCAATATTGAAGGCGAAGAGCAGCAGGAAGCATTGCGTCGTCGTCTGCGCGCCATGGAGCGTGACGGACAACTGGTTTTCACCCGTCGCCAGTGCTACGCCTTGCCGGAGCGCCTGGATTTGCTGAAAGGCACCGTCATTGGCCATCGCGACGGTTATGGTTTTCTGCGCGTGGAAGGCCGTAAAGATGATTTGTATTTATCGTCCGAGCAGATGAAAACCTGCATTCACGGCGACCAGGTACTGGCGCAGCCGCTGGGTGCCGATCGTAAAGGCCGTCGTGAAGCGCGCATTGTCCGCGTACTGGTACCAAAAACCGGCCAGATTGTCGGACGCTATTTTACCGATGCTGGCGTTGGCTTTGTGGTGCCGGACGACAGCCGCTTAAGCTTTGATATCTTAATTCCGCCCGAAGAGATCATGGGCGCACGTATGGGCTTTGTGGTTGTGGTGGAACTCACCCAGCGTCCAACCCGTCGTACCAAGGCGATTGGTAAGATCGTTGAAGTGCTGGGCGATAATATGGGCACCGGCATGGCCGTCGATATGGCATTGCGTACCCATGAAATCCCCTACGTCTGGCCGAAGGCCGTGGAAGAGGAAGTCGCCGGGCTGACGGAAGAGGTTCCGGAAGAGGCGATTGCAGGCCGTGTGGATCTGCGCGATCTGCCGCTGATGACTATTGACGGCGAAGACGCCCGTGACTTTGACGATGCGGTATTCTGCGAGAAAAAACGTGGCGGCGGCTGGCGTTTGTGGGTAGCCATTGCCGACGTGAGCTATTACGTCCGCCCGCAAACCGCGCTGGACAAAGAAGCTTACAGCCGCGGCACCTCTGTTTACTTCCCGTCGCAGGTCGTGCCGATGCTGCCGGAAGTGCTGTCTAATGGCCTTTGCTCGTTGAATCCACAGGTTAACCGTCTGTGTATGGTGTGCGAGATGACGGTCTCCGCCAGCGGCAAACTGACCGGTTATAAATTCTATGAAGCGGTGATGCGCTCCCATGCCCGCCTGACTTATACCAAGGTGTGGCATATCCTTCAGGGCGACCAGGATCTGCGCGAGCAATACCAGCCGCTGGTGAAGCACATTGAAGAACTGCATCACCTGTATAAAGCGCTGGACGTAGCCCGTAGCGAACGCGGCGGCATCTCGTTTGAAAGCGAAGAAGCGAAGTTCATTTTCAACGCAGAGCGTCGTATCGAGCGCATCGAACAAACCCAGCGCAACGACGCGCATAAACTGATTGAAGAATGCATGATCCTGGCGAACATCTCGGCGGCGCGTTTCGTTGAGAAGCATCAGGAGCCCGCGTTGTTCCGTATTCACGATCGTCCGAGCACTGACGCCATCACCTCGTTCCGTTCGGTGCTGGCTGAACTCGGTCTTGAATTGCCGGGTCGCGACAAACCTGAACCGCGTGATTATGCCGAACTGCTGGAATCCATCGCCGATCGCCCGGACCATGAGATGCTGCAAACGATGCTGCTGCGCTCAATGAAACAGGCCATTTACGATCCGGAAAACCGCGGTCACTTTGGCCTGGCGTTGCAGTCTTATGCGCACTTCACCTCGCCGATCCGTCGTTATCCTGACCTCTCTCTGCACCGCGCCATAAAATATTTACTGGCGAAGCAGGAAGGAAATGTCGGCAACAGTACGCCGACCGGCGGCTGGCATTACTCTCTGGAGGCGATGCTGCAACTGGGTCAGCATTGTTCCATGACTGAGCGCCGGGCGGATGAAGCGACCCGTGAAGTCTCGGACTGGCTGAAATGCGACTTTATGCAGGATCAGGTGGGCCAGACCTTCTCCGGCGTTATTGCCAGCGTCACCGGTTTCGGTTTCTTCGTACGCCTTAACGACCTCTTTATCGATGGTCTGGTGCATGTCTCTTCACTGGATAACGATTACTACCGTTTCGACCAGGTGGGACAACGCTTAATTGGCGAGTCCGGCGGGCAAACGTACCGTCTGGGCGACCGGGTGGAAGTCAAAGTCGAAGCGGTCAATATGGATGAGCGTAAGATCGACTTCTCGCTGATTTCCAGCGAGCGTGGGCCACGCAACGTCGGCAAGACGGCGCGTGAAAAAGCGCGCAAAGGCGGCGGCGCAGGTAAGCCTTCCGGCAAACGTCGTCAGGCGGGTAAGCGAGCCAACTTTGAACCCGACAGCGAATTCCGGGGTGAAAAGCGTAAGCCGAAAGCCAAAAAAGAGCCGACTGAAAAGAAAGTAAAAAAACCGTCGTCGAAAACCCAAAAAATCGCGGCGGCCACCAAAGCGAAGCGGGCAGCGAAAAAGAACACCCGCGACGCGTAA
- the yjfY gene encoding protein, translating into MKTRLIAGLAGLLIAANAAAAIKIDRDRAQSMDDVHSLGIVYINHNSADNNQSDQIINEQTGVLPAPEETLSLPASGLVDATILIYR; encoded by the coding sequence ATGAAAACCCGACTTATCGCTGGCCTTGCGGGACTTCTGATTGCCGCGAATGCCGCAGCCGCCATTAAGATCGATCGCGATCGGGCGCAAAGTATGGACGATGTGCATAGCTTAGGCATCGTCTATATAAATCATAACTCAGCCGATAATAACCAATCAGATCAGATAATTAATGAACAAACTGGCGTATTGCCCGCGCCGGAAGAGACCTTGTCATTACCCGCAAGCGGCCTCGTCGACGCAACTATCCTGATTTATCGTTAA
- the rlmB gene encoding 23S rRNA (guanosine-2'-O-)-methyltransferase rlmB, whose product MSEMIYGIHAVQALLERSPERFQEVFVLKGREDKRLLPLLHALEAQGVVIQVANRQFLDEKSDGAVHQGIIARVKPGRQYQENDLPDLLAEHDSPFLLILDGVTDPHNLGACLRSADAAGVHAVIVPKDRSAQLNATAKKVACGAAESVPLIRVTNLARTMRLLQEENVWIVGTAGEADHTLFQSKMTGRMALVMGAEGEGMRRLTREHCDELISIPMAGSVSSLNVSVATGICLFEAVRQRS is encoded by the coding sequence ATGAGTGAAATGATCTACGGCATCCACGCGGTTCAGGCTTTACTGGAGCGCTCGCCTGAACGTTTTCAGGAAGTCTTTGTGCTGAAAGGCCGCGAAGATAAGCGATTGCTGCCTTTACTGCATGCTCTGGAAGCGCAGGGTGTAGTGATTCAGGTGGCGAACCGCCAGTTCCTGGATGAAAAAAGCGATGGCGCGGTCCATCAGGGGATCATCGCACGGGTTAAACCGGGGCGTCAGTATCAGGAAAACGATCTGCCGGATCTGCTTGCTGAACACGACTCACCGTTCCTGTTGATCCTTGATGGCGTCACCGATCCGCATAACCTCGGCGCATGCCTGCGAAGCGCTGACGCAGCAGGTGTGCACGCGGTGATCGTGCCGAAAGATCGTTCCGCACAGTTAAACGCCACCGCCAAAAAAGTGGCCTGCGGTGCGGCAGAAAGCGTGCCGTTGATCCGCGTGACCAACTTGGCGCGTACTATGCGTTTGCTTCAGGAAGAGAATGTCTGGATTGTCGGCACTGCCGGCGAGGCGGACCATACTCTTTTCCAGAGCAAAATGACCGGCCGCATGGCGCTGGTCATGGGCGCGGAAGGCGAGGGCATGCGCCGTTTGACGCGTGAACACTGCGATGAACTGATCAGCATTCCGATGGCGGGAAGCGTATCGTCATTAAACGTTTCCGTCGCGACGGGCATTTGTTTGTTTGAAGCGGTACGACAACGCAGTTAA
- the rpsR gene encoding 30S ribosomal protein S18 — protein MARYFRRRKFCRFTAEGVQEIDYKDIATLKNYITESGKIVPSRITGTRAKYQRQLARAIKRARYLSLLPYTDRHQ, from the coding sequence ATGGCACGTTATTTCCGTCGTCGCAAGTTCTGCCGTTTCACCGCGGAAGGCGTTCAAGAGATCGACTATAAAGATATCGCTACGCTGAAAAACTACATCACCGAAAGCGGTAAGATTGTCCCGAGCCGTATCACCGGTACCCGTGCAAAATACCAGCGTCAGCTGGCTCGCGCTATCAAACGCGCTCGCTACCTGTCCCTGCTGCCGTACACTGATCGTCATCAGTAA
- the nsrR gene encoding transcriptional repressor NsrR: MQLTSFTDYGLRALIYMASLPEGRMTSISEVTEVYGVSRNHMVKIINQLSRAGYVMAVRGKNGGIRLGKPASLIRIGDVVRDLEPLSLVNCSSEFCHITPACRLKQALSKAVNSFLTELDNYTLADLVEENTPLYKLLLVE, translated from the coding sequence GTGCAGTTAACGAGTTTTACCGATTACGGATTACGTGCTTTGATTTATATGGCGTCTTTACCGGAAGGTCGTATGACGAGTATTTCCGAAGTAACCGAGGTTTATGGTGTCTCACGTAATCACATGGTTAAAATTATCAACCAACTGAGTCGCGCTGGTTATGTCATGGCTGTTCGCGGAAAAAATGGCGGTATCCGCCTGGGAAAACCCGCATCCCTTATTCGCATCGGTGATGTTGTTCGCGACCTGGAACCACTTTCGCTGGTGAACTGTAGCAGCGAATTTTGCCATATCACCCCTGCCTGCCGTCTTAAACAGGCGCTTTCAAAAGCGGTGAATAGTTTTCTGACTGAGCTTGATAACTACACGCTTGCCGACTTAGTTGAAGAGAATACGCCGCTGTATAAATTACTACTGGTGGAATAA